The following coding sequences lie in one Bordetella genomosp. 9 genomic window:
- a CDS encoding helix-turn-helix domain-containing protein, giving the protein MLTSRLKEARLRAGLSQERLGTLAGLDEMSASSRMNQYERGKHTPGFFLIERLAQALNIPTPWFYTRDDDLADLLLAYNALPAHVQRKVVAYVKSLAAENQARDGVADPLRPAVDGDGHEPDNLVRDKQAANARNVDGHAANAGDVDERPVGGDDADDARGHPARHAHPQRDGQDSGVPETASEPQDRPPTDGEGPDGVTYSRSSPGRNRSMKPAPRQATDGRNRK; this is encoded by the coding sequence ATGCTAACCAGCAGGCTGAAAGAGGCACGACTACGCGCGGGCCTTTCCCAGGAAAGGTTGGGAACGCTAGCCGGCTTGGACGAAATGTCCGCAAGCTCGCGGATGAATCAATACGAGCGTGGCAAGCACACGCCTGGGTTTTTCCTTATCGAAAGGCTGGCCCAGGCGCTGAACATTCCAACGCCGTGGTTCTATACCCGGGATGACGATCTGGCGGACTTGCTGCTTGCCTACAATGCGCTGCCCGCGCATGTGCAAAGAAAAGTCGTGGCATACGTCAAATCGCTCGCCGCGGAAAACCAGGCGCGCGACGGCGTGGCCGATCCGCTGCGCCCCGCCGTCGATGGCGACGGACACGAGCCGGATAATCTTGTCCGCGATAAACAGGCCGCGAATGCGCGCAATGTGGATGGACATGCGGCCAATGCCGGCGACGTCGATGAGCGGCCGGTTGGCGGGGACGATGCGGACGACGCGAGGGGCCACCCCGCCCGACATGCCCATCCCCAACGGGACGGGCAGGACAGCGGTGTACCGGAAACGGCTTCGGAGCCGCAGGACCGGCCCCCGACGGATGGCGAGGGTCCGGACGGCGTTACATATTCTCGATCATCACCCGGCCGAAACCGGAGCATGAAACCTGCTCCGCGCCAGGCAACAGACGGGCGAAATCGAAAGTGA
- a CDS encoding helix-turn-helix domain-containing protein, translating to MSTYSAIDKHRGPPGEIPSRELQAALMQLEADLRKLASTVHLLSSFLGQGGGFSRFGAAGADDRIPETGQTGARWRLREGGWTLVSPHGQRLALTTLERKFMIALFEAPKRSLPRNDVGILTTGRGDANGKSTSPRGVDVMVSRLRRKAQAVGMPLPLRSVRRWGYMFTEEAEVE from the coding sequence TTGTCAACTTACTCCGCTATCGATAAACATCGGGGGCCCCCTGGCGAAATTCCCAGCCGGGAACTGCAGGCAGCGCTGATGCAGCTGGAGGCGGACCTGCGCAAATTGGCCTCGACGGTGCACCTATTGTCGTCCTTCCTTGGGCAGGGCGGCGGTTTTTCGCGATTTGGCGCCGCTGGAGCGGACGACCGGATACCGGAAACCGGCCAAACCGGCGCGCGATGGCGTTTGCGGGAAGGCGGGTGGACACTCGTGTCCCCGCACGGCCAGCGCCTTGCGCTGACGACGCTGGAGCGAAAATTCATGATCGCCCTGTTCGAGGCGCCGAAGCGAAGCCTTCCGCGCAACGACGTCGGCATCCTGACCACGGGCCGGGGCGATGCGAACGGCAAGTCGACTTCTCCCCGCGGCGTGGACGTCATGGTGAGCCGGCTGCGGCGCAAGGCCCAGGCGGTGGGCATGCCCTTGCCTTTGCGGTCCGTGCGCCGCTGGGGCTATATGTTCACCGAAGAGGCGGAAGTCGAGTAG
- the kdpE gene encoding two-component system response regulator KdpE yields the protein MFDFHPAILLIEDDANIRRFVRTALQEEGCAVSEAETVRRGLIEAGTRQPDLIILDLGLPDGDGMTLIRELRAWTEVPVLVLSARTAETDKIAALDAGADDYLVKPFGVGELLARLRVLLRRHARGGAGNPAEIVFGDVRVDFSRRVVQRSGQHVHLTGMEYRLLAALIAHRGKVMTHRELLREVWGPSHVESNHYLRIYMGHLRQKLETDPAQPVYLLTEVGVGYRFAG from the coding sequence ATGTTCGATTTTCATCCCGCCATTCTGCTGATCGAAGACGACGCGAACATCCGCCGCTTCGTCCGCACGGCCCTGCAGGAGGAGGGCTGCGCGGTCTCCGAAGCCGAGACCGTGCGGCGCGGGCTGATCGAAGCCGGCACACGGCAGCCGGACCTGATCATCCTGGACCTCGGCCTGCCCGATGGCGACGGCATGACGCTGATACGCGAACTGCGCGCATGGACGGAGGTGCCGGTGCTGGTGCTGTCGGCGCGAACGGCCGAGACCGACAAAATCGCGGCTTTGGACGCCGGAGCGGACGACTATCTCGTCAAGCCCTTCGGCGTGGGGGAACTGCTGGCGCGCCTGCGCGTGCTGCTGCGCCGCCACGCACGCGGCGGCGCCGGCAATCCGGCGGAAATCGTCTTCGGCGACGTCCGCGTCGATTTCTCGCGCCGCGTCGTACAGCGCAGCGGCCAGCACGTGCATCTGACCGGCATGGAATACCGCCTGCTCGCGGCGCTGATCGCGCATCGGGGCAAAGTCATGACGCACCGGGAACTGCTGCGCGAGGTGTGGGGACCGTCGCACGTGGAAAGCAATCACTACCTGCGGATCTACATGGGGCACTTGCGGCAGAAGCTGGAAACGGATCCCGCACAGCCGGTCTACCTGCTGACGGAAGTCGGCGTCGGGTATCGCTTCGCGGGCTGA